Proteins co-encoded in one Gehongia tenuis genomic window:
- a CDS encoding ROK family protein, whose protein sequence is MVYVGIDLGGTNIVAGVVDKDGKILGKAETPTMAERPYAEVLKDMGDVVVKAVENAGFTMDDVASVGVGAPGVADPETGDIVFANNLRWYNVPVCSTLKAQLNKPVYINNDANVAGLAEAMFGACKGAKSSITITLGTGLGGGIILNGKIWSGTHGVGAELGHIVIEKDGLQCNCGNHGCWERYSSATALIRWGRMAAVEFPSCLINAMVDGDINNITAKTVIDAAKAKDFVAIDVFNKFISYLADGIVTLINSIDPEVIAIGGGVSKAGEFLLEPLRKLVAEKVMFKDLPYARIELAEMGNDAGIVGAAMLGVIA, encoded by the coding sequence ATGGTCTATGTAGGCATCGATTTGGGCGGAACGAACATTGTCGCCGGCGTGGTGGACAAGGACGGCAAGATTCTGGGTAAGGCTGAAACCCCCACCATGGCGGAGCGGCCCTATGCGGAAGTTCTGAAGGATATGGGCGATGTGGTCGTCAAGGCCGTGGAGAACGCCGGTTTTACCATGGACGACGTGGCTTCCGTGGGCGTAGGCGCTCCGGGCGTGGCCGATCCTGAAACGGGCGACATCGTGTTTGCCAACAACCTCAGGTGGTACAATGTTCCCGTTTGCTCCACGCTGAAGGCACAGTTGAACAAACCCGTTTATATCAACAACGACGCCAATGTAGCCGGCCTTGCGGAAGCGATGTTCGGCGCCTGCAAGGGCGCGAAGAGCTCCATCACCATCACCCTGGGCACCGGTCTTGGCGGCGGCATCATCCTGAACGGCAAGATCTGGAGCGGCACCCATGGCGTGGGCGCCGAGCTGGGTCACATCGTTATTGAGAAGGACGGCCTGCAGTGCAACTGCGGCAACCATGGCTGCTGGGAGCGCTATTCCTCCGCAACCGCCCTCATCCGCTGGGGCCGCATGGCTGCTGTGGAATTCCCGAGCTGTCTTATCAACGCCATGGTCGACGGAGATATCAACAATATCACCGCAAAGACCGTGATTGATGCGGCGAAGGCGAAGGACTTTGTGGCCATCGATGTGTTCAACAAGTTCATCAGCTACCTGGCCGACGGTATTGTGACGCTGATCAACTCCATCGATCCCGAAGTGATCGCCATTGGCGGCGGTGTTTCGAAGGCGGGCGAGTTCCTGCTGGAGCCCCTGCGCAAGCTGGTGGCCGAGAAAGTTATGTTTAAGGATCTGCCCTATGCCAGAATCGAGCTGGCTGAGATGGGCAACGACGCCGGTATCGTGGGCGCCGCCATGCTGGGCGTAATCGCGTAA
- the hprK gene encoding HPr(Ser) kinase/phosphatase: MAIIALTEFVKALDLKIIYAPPDVHTLTLISDDINRPGLQLTGYFSYFSKTRVQIMGKSELSYLAEMHAADQESVLDRYFSYEIPCLIISRGQKPPDVLLDSARQYQRVVLGTDLVTTKAINKITHYLENLLAPQITRHGVLVDVYGVGILMMGESSIGKSETALELVKRGHRLVADDVIDITKVGENKLVGKAPDIVKFFMEIRGIGIINVQEMFGVGAVIGHKTIDIIICLEQWVQGKVYDRLDFGDETMEMLEVEVPTITLPVMPGRNLAIIVEVAAMNYRLKRRGYNAAAEITRRLTAEIQKREEEYGG; encoded by the coding sequence ATGGCCATCATTGCGCTGACGGAGTTTGTCAAAGCTCTCGATTTAAAAATTATTTATGCGCCGCCGGACGTTCATACACTGACGCTGATCAGTGATGATATCAATCGCCCGGGTTTACAGCTTACCGGCTATTTCAGCTACTTTTCCAAGACCCGTGTGCAGATCATGGGCAAAAGCGAACTGAGTTATCTGGCGGAAATGCACGCCGCTGATCAGGAATCGGTGCTGGACCGCTATTTTAGCTATGAGATACCCTGCCTCATTATCAGCCGGGGACAGAAGCCTCCCGATGTGCTGCTGGATTCGGCGCGACAGTATCAGCGGGTGGTTCTTGGGACCGATCTTGTGACCACCAAAGCCATCAACAAGATCACGCACTATCTGGAAAATCTGCTGGCACCCCAAATTACCCGTCACGGTGTTTTGGTGGACGTGTACGGCGTGGGTATTCTCATGATGGGCGAATCCAGCATCGGCAAGAGCGAAACGGCACTGGAGCTGGTCAAACGGGGCCACCGGCTGGTGGCCGACGATGTGATCGATATCACCAAAGTCGGCGAGAACAAATTGGTGGGCAAGGCACCGGATATCGTGAAATTTTTTATGGAGATTCGCGGTATCGGCATCATCAACGTCCAGGAAATGTTCGGTGTGGGCGCGGTGATCGGCCATAAAACCATCGATATCATCATCTGCTTGGAGCAGTGGGTCCAGGGCAAGGTCTATGACCGGCTGGATTTTGGCGACGAAACCATGGAGATGCTGGAGGTGGAGGTTCCTACCATCACGCTTCCGGTCATGCCCGGTCGGAATCTGGCGATTATCGTGGAGGTGGCAGCGATGAACTACCGCCTCAAGCGAAGGGGGTATAATGCCGCGGCGGAGATTACGCGCCGTCTGACGGCTGAAATACAAAAACGAGAAGAAGAATATGGAGGCTGA
- a CDS encoding Cof-type HAD-IIB family hydrolase, whose translation MGYRLIAMDMDGTLLNGDTKVSEGNAKALGDAMAAGCHVVLASGRMYASVQPFFEAMGLNAPVITYQGARVMGTRGEELYRKCVPMELAREILAYAREKDFYIQMYWDERLFYEERTNHTDYYEAKSGIKGTALGRGAFDHLTEEPFKILCMDRASRISEARRELAERYAGKLQVATSEPEYLEITHHEAHKGAALSFLAETMGVSQSDVIAVGDGRNDISMIRWAGLGVAMENASASVKEAADVVAPTNDEDGVAFIIRKYMLKQ comes from the coding sequence ATGGGATACAGGCTCATTGCCATGGATATGGACGGAACGCTGCTGAACGGCGACACAAAAGTCAGCGAAGGCAACGCCAAAGCGCTCGGGGATGCCATGGCGGCAGGATGTCATGTGGTGCTGGCCAGCGGCCGGATGTATGCCTCCGTGCAACCCTTCTTTGAAGCAATGGGGCTCAACGCACCAGTGATTACCTATCAGGGGGCTCGTGTGATGGGCACCCGCGGCGAGGAGCTTTACCGAAAATGTGTGCCTATGGAGCTGGCGAGGGAGATTCTCGCTTATGCCCGTGAGAAGGATTTTTATATTCAGATGTATTGGGACGAGCGCCTTTTCTATGAGGAGAGAACGAATCACACCGACTATTATGAGGCGAAAAGCGGGATCAAGGGCACGGCGCTGGGCCGAGGCGCCTTCGATCATCTTACGGAGGAACCCTTTAAGATTCTCTGCATGGACAGGGCCAGCCGGATTTCCGAAGCCCGAAGGGAGCTTGCCGAACGCTATGCCGGGAAGCTACAGGTGGCCACTTCCGAACCCGAATACTTGGAGATCACCCACCACGAGGCCCACAAGGGTGCGGCGCTCAGCTTTCTTGCGGAAACCATGGGCGTTTCACAAAGCGATGTAATCGCCGTGGGGGATGGCCGCAACGATATCTCCATGATCCGCTGGGCGGGTCTTGGCGTGGCCATGGAAAACGCTTCGGCTTCAGTAAAGGAAGCGGCCGATGTGGTGGCGCCCACCAACGATGAGGATGGTGTGGCTTTCATTATTCGAAAATATATGCTGAAACAATAG
- the uvrC gene encoding excinuclease ABC subunit UvrC, which translates to MPNERILEKLKHLPDHPGVYLMKDKDGTIIYVGKAVSLKNRVRQYFHANQGHTPKVLAMVEHIEDFETILVDSELEALILECNLIKRHRPHYNILLRDDKHYPYVRIDMNEDFPKVEITRRVKNDKAKYYGPYIAAHSVFEVMDALKKIFPVRTCNKDIARAIERRERPCLSYQIGGCMGPCTGNVSPEEYKAMMKKVANFLAGHPEEVLQELKVQMNEASESLNFERAAILRDKIQLVERVVQRQKAIFTSMVDEDVAALAQWGGQTMVEMFFIRGGKLIGTEQFHLDNASDSDNGEIMATFLGQFYADASVVPKKIYVNAELGESVRALEAWLTEKRGSMVEVIRPRRGEKLRLVKMAESNALEILQKNLTRQQMEEEKTYGAMAALKTALVMDKLPRRIECYDISNIQGTNSVASMVVFIEGKPAKKQYRRFRIKQVEGPNDFLSMYEVITRRFTRGIAEKRELVEAGRDPWEGKFSDLPDLVVIDGGKGQLGYARRAMEETGAADIFTVGLAKRFEEIILPDRDDPVILDKASPALKLMQRIRDEAHRFAITYHRSLRTKSGLMSVLDEVPGIGPKKRTLLMNHYGTLRAIQQATLEELCQVPGLGKPAAENVYHYFREGME; encoded by the coding sequence ATGCCAAACGAAAGGATTTTAGAAAAACTTAAGCACCTTCCGGACCATCCGGGCGTTTATCTGATGAAGGATAAGGATGGCACCATTATCTATGTGGGCAAAGCCGTGTCCCTCAAGAACCGGGTGCGTCAGTATTTTCATGCGAACCAGGGCCATACGCCCAAGGTTCTCGCCATGGTGGAGCATATAGAGGATTTTGAGACCATCCTGGTGGACAGCGAGCTGGAGGCGCTAATTCTCGAATGCAACCTTATCAAACGCCACCGGCCCCACTACAATATCCTGCTGCGGGACGACAAGCATTATCCCTATGTGCGCATCGATATGAATGAGGATTTTCCTAAGGTGGAGATCACCCGCAGGGTTAAAAATGACAAAGCCAAATATTATGGGCCGTATATTGCGGCCCATTCGGTCTTTGAGGTCATGGATGCGCTGAAGAAAATCTTTCCTGTTCGCACCTGCAACAAGGATATCGCACGGGCCATCGAGCGCAGGGAGCGGCCCTGCCTCAGCTATCAGATTGGGGGCTGCATGGGCCCCTGCACCGGCAATGTTTCGCCGGAGGAGTACAAGGCCATGATGAAAAAGGTGGCGAATTTTCTGGCCGGGCACCCTGAAGAGGTGCTTCAGGAACTCAAAGTCCAGATGAACGAGGCTTCGGAGAGTCTGAACTTTGAGCGAGCGGCCATTCTAAGGGATAAGATTCAGCTGGTGGAACGGGTGGTGCAGCGGCAGAAGGCCATCTTCACCAGCATGGTGGATGAGGACGTGGCGGCGCTGGCGCAGTGGGGCGGTCAGACCATGGTGGAGATGTTCTTCATCCGGGGCGGCAAGCTCATTGGTACCGAACAGTTTCATTTGGACAACGCTTCCGACTCGGATAACGGGGAGATCATGGCCACCTTCCTGGGCCAGTTCTATGCCGATGCATCGGTGGTTCCTAAAAAGATTTACGTCAATGCGGAGCTGGGGGAGAGTGTACGGGCGCTCGAGGCATGGCTCACCGAGAAGCGGGGCTCCATGGTGGAAGTCATCCGGCCGCGGCGGGGCGAGAAGCTTAGGCTGGTGAAGATGGCGGAGAGCAATGCCCTCGAGATTCTGCAGAAAAACCTCACCCGTCAGCAGATGGAGGAGGAGAAAACCTACGGTGCCATGGCGGCCCTCAAGACGGCTCTTGTCATGGACAAACTGCCCCGGCGCATCGAGTGCTATGATATCTCCAATATTCAGGGCACCAATTCCGTGGCGTCCATGGTGGTATTTATCGAGGGGAAGCCCGCCAAAAAGCAGTACCGGCGCTTTCGGATCAAGCAGGTGGAGGGGCCCAACGATTTTTTGAGCATGTATGAGGTGATCACCCGCAGATTTACCCGCGGCATCGCGGAGAAAAGGGAGCTTGTGGAAGCGGGGCGGGACCCGTGGGAGGGAAAATTCTCCGATCTCCCCGACCTCGTGGTGATCGACGGCGGCAAAGGCCAGCTGGGTTACGCCAGGCGGGCCATGGAGGAGACGGGCGCGGCGGATATCTTTACCGTGGGTCTTGCCAAGCGCTTTGAGGAGATCATCCTGCCGGACCGGGACGATCCGGTCATCCTTGATAAGGCGTCCCCGGCGCTGAAGCTCATGCAGCGGATTCGGGACGAGGCCCACCGCTTTGCCATCACCTATCACAGATCCCTGCGCACCAAGAGCGGACTCATGTCGGTGCTGGATGAAGTGCCGGGCATCGGGCCCAAGAAACGCACTCTGCTTATGAACCATTACGGCACCCTTCGGGCCATTCAGCAGGCAACCTTGGAGGAACTCTGCCAGGTGCCCGGCCTCGGCAAACCGGCGGCGGAGAACGTGTACCATTATTTTCGGGAAGGCATGGAGTAA